The following proteins are co-located in the Canis aureus isolate CA01 chromosome X, VMU_Caureus_v.1.0, whole genome shotgun sequence genome:
- the CXCR3 gene encoding C-X-C chemokine receptor type 3: MVPEMSERQVFQASELTYLLENCSSSYDYAENESDSCCASPPCPQDISLNFDRAFLPALYGLLFLLGLLGNGAVAAVLLSQRAARSSTDTFLLHLAVADMLLVLTLPLWAVDTAVQWVFGSGLCKVAGALFNINFYAGALLLACISFDRYLSIVHATQLYRRGPPARVTLTCVVVWGLCLFFAIPDFIFLSANRDERLNAMHCQYNFPQVGRTALRGLQLVAGFLLPLLVMAYCYARILAVLLVSRGQRRLRAMRLVVVVVVAFALCWTPYHLVVLVDTLMDLGALDRNCGRESRVDVAKSVTSGLGYMHCCLNPLLYAFVGVKFRERMWMLLLRLGCPDHRGHQRHPTLSRRESSWSETTEASYSGL, encoded by the exons ATGGTCCCTGAG ATGAGTGAACGCCAGGTGTTCCAAGCCTCGGAGCTCACCTACCTCCTGGAGAACTGTAGCTCCTCCTACGACTATGCCGAGAATGAGAGCGACTCCTGTTGTGCCTCCCCGCCTTGCCCGCAGGACATCAGCCTGAACTTTGACCGTGCCTTCCTGCCCGCCCTGTATGGCCTCCTCTTCCTGCTGGGGCTTCTGGGCAACGGCGCTGTGGCAGCAGTGCTGCTGAGTCAGCGGGCGGCGCGGAGCAGCACCGACACCTTCCTGCTCCACCTGGCCGTGGCCGACATGCTGCTAGTGCTCACGCTGCCCCTGTGGGCGGTGGACACCGCCGTCCAGTGGGTCTTCGGATCAGGCCTCTGCAAGGTGGCCGGGGCCCTGTTCAACATCAACTTCTATGCGGGGGCCCTCCTGCTCGCCTGCATCAGCTTTGACCGGTACCTGAGCATCGTGCACGCCACGCAGCTTTACCGCCGGGGCCCCCCAGCCCGCGTGACCCTCACCTGTGTGGTCGTCTGGGGGCTCTGCCTCTTCTTTGCCATCCCAGATTTCATTTTCCTGTCGGCCAACCGCGACGAGCGCCTAAATGCCATGCATTGTCAGTACAACTTCCCGCAGGTGGGCCGCACGGCCCTGCGTGGGCTGCAGCTCGTTGCTGGCTTCCTCCTGCCCTTGCTGGTCATGGCCTACTGCTATGCCCGCATCCTGGCCGTGCTGCTGGTCTCCAGGGGCCAGCGGCGCCTGCGGGCCATGCGGCTGGTTGTGGTGGTCGTGGTGGCCTTTGCCCTCTGCTGGACCCCCTACCACCTGGTGGTGCTGGTAGACACCCTCATGGACCTGGGGGCCTTGGACCGCAACTGTGGCCGAGAAAGCCGTGTGGATGTGGCCAAGTCTGTCACCTCGGGCCTGGGCTATATGCACTGCTGCCTCAACCCACTGCTCTACGCCTTTGTGGGTGTCAAGTTCCGAGAGCGAATGTGGATGCTACTCCTGCGCCTGGGCTGCCCCGACCATAGAGGGCACCAGCGGCATCCAACATTGTCCCGCCGGGAGTCATCCTGGTCCGAGACCACAGAGGCCTCCTACTCTGGCTTGTGA